A window from Gottschalkiaceae bacterium SANA encodes these proteins:
- a CDS encoding BMP family ABC transporter substrate-binding protein: MKKLKVLLVGLLVVALSGCTPASEGTTVEKADGSASESSQAVSASVGIVLAPGGLGDKNFNDMAYDGLSQAKEELGIAFDYVEPKVVSDYVSHFRMFAETGEYDLILGVGADQADAIAEVAVEFPEQKFSLVDSAADLPGVKTIYTDWTHQTFLCGVIAGLETQASNLDQTNAENVVGVVLGKEYPILMEGVTGFMAGVKFVNPEAEVLQATVGAFNDPAKGKEIALSMYNRGADFIQHIAGASGLGVFNAAKEADRYAFGVGGNQNHNAPDHIVATSIRNVNEMVYNEVDLMLKGEWVAGPSGSGLKEGSVGYSVEGSNIVLSERTIEIVEQAKMMILNDELQPCRNIDELDEWVKNNQYVQ, from the coding sequence GTGAAAAAATTAAAAGTATTGCTAGTAGGATTGTTGGTGGTTGCCTTGTCGGGTTGCACGCCTGCAAGTGAGGGGACAACAGTTGAAAAGGCAGATGGTAGTGCAAGTGAAAGCAGCCAAGCGGTTTCAGCATCGGTGGGAATTGTATTGGCACCGGGTGGACTAGGTGATAAAAACTTCAATGACATGGCTTATGATGGATTGAGTCAAGCCAAAGAAGAATTGGGCATTGCATTTGACTATGTCGAGCCCAAAGTAGTCAGTGATTATGTTTCACACTTTCGTATGTTTGCGGAAACCGGGGAGTATGACTTGATTCTTGGTGTGGGCGCTGATCAGGCGGATGCAATCGCAGAAGTTGCGGTTGAATTCCCAGAACAGAAATTTTCATTAGTTGATTCCGCAGCGGATCTTCCAGGAGTGAAAACAATTTATACTGATTGGACGCATCAGACCTTTCTATGTGGTGTGATTGCCGGTTTGGAAACCCAAGCAAGTAATTTGGATCAAACAAATGCAGAGAATGTTGTTGGTGTTGTGTTAGGCAAGGAATATCCGATTCTTATGGAAGGTGTTACGGGATTTATGGCTGGCGTGAAATTTGTGAATCCAGAGGCGGAAGTGTTGCAAGCAACGGTAGGCGCATTTAACGATCCAGCAAAAGGAAAGGAAATCGCCTTGTCTATGTACAACCGCGGTGCAGACTTCATTCAGCATATTGCTGGAGCTTCGGGATTGGGCGTATTCAATGCAGCGAAAGAAGCTGATCGTTATGCATTCGGTGTTGGCGGAAATCAAAATCACAATGCACCCGATCATATTGTTGCGACATCCATTCGAAATGTGAATGAGATGGTGTACAACGAAGTTGATTTGATGCTTAAGGGCGAGTGGGTTGCAGGACCTTCGGGAAGCGGATTAAAAGAAGGATCTGTTGGTTATTCGGTAGAAGGTTCCAATATTGTACTTTCGGAACGCACCATTGAAATTGTTGAGCAAGCAAAAATGATGATTCTGAATGATGAGTTGCAACCATGTCGAAATATCGATGAATTGGATGAATGGGTGAAAAATAATCAGTATGTCCAATAG
- a CDS encoding ABC transporter permease has product MNFLVNNLTYILVATISMSIPLVLASLGGIFSARSGIMALGLESMMMMGAFTAVAGTYFSGNPYVGLLAGMGGGALISYLYGILCIRYKVNQVIAGVGLNLLALSATTLLTELFWGNRGSSPQVASVQLNLSFLSKVPIVGKILEGQSILLAFTIFFVFVAWFVLFKTVYGLRLRIVGENPKAASTMGLKVKAIKYQGVLICGMLAGLGGAYLSIDHIDLFQQNMTAGRGYIAVVIMILGRYHPFLVVGAALIFGFSDAIQIYLQGQGVPSQLMQTIPYVVTLLVLAFGVKHIQAPAGIGAHEDDH; this is encoded by the coding sequence ATGAATTTTTTAGTTAACAATTTGACCTATATTTTAGTGGCAACGATTAGTATGTCGATCCCCTTGGTATTGGCTTCCTTGGGCGGAATCTTTTCGGCACGTAGCGGCATTATGGCGCTGGGCTTGGAAAGTATGATGATGATGGGTGCATTTACGGCGGTTGCAGGTACCTATTTTAGCGGGAATCCCTATGTGGGATTGCTTGCCGGTATGGGTGGCGGTGCATTAATCAGTTATCTGTATGGAATCTTGTGTATTCGGTACAAGGTAAATCAAGTGATCGCCGGGGTGGGTTTGAACCTGCTTGCTTTATCAGCGACCACCCTATTAACAGAATTATTTTGGGGGAATCGAGGCAGTTCTCCTCAGGTTGCTAGTGTTCAACTCAATCTTTCTTTTCTGTCGAAAGTTCCAATTGTGGGAAAGATCTTGGAAGGACAATCGATTTTATTGGCTTTCACCATATTTTTTGTATTTGTTGCTTGGTTTGTTTTGTTTAAAACGGTATATGGCTTGCGTTTGCGGATCGTAGGGGAGAATCCAAAAGCGGCCTCGACCATGGGTTTGAAAGTGAAGGCGATCAAGTATCAGGGCGTATTGATTTGTGGGATGCTTGCCGGATTAGGCGGCGCATATCTATCGATTGATCATATCGATTTGTTTCAGCAAAATATGACGGCGGGACGAGGATATATTGCAGTTGTTATTATGATTCTTGGTCGGTATCATCCGTTTTTGGTGGTAGGTGCAGCCTTGATTTTTGGTTTTTCCGACGCCATTCAAATTTATCTGCAAGGGCAAGGGGTTCCCTCTCAACTGATGCAGACAATACCTTATGTAGTCACGCTCTTGGTTTTGGCATTTGGTGTAAAGCATATTCAGGCACCAGCTGGAATCGGAGCACATGAAGATGATCATTAA
- a CDS encoding ABC transporter permease, whose amino-acid sequence MEFQPKKAKEKKRLLNRSAMISIIALVLAMLTSGIIIKVSGYSPIEAISAIFKGAFDGKAAIARTLVQSTPLILSGLAFTVAKKAQLINLGVEGQMYLGALAAAMVGSVDFGLPHALHLLVAILSGMVVGGLLAGIVGVMKVRFGSNEVIATIMLNSIAVLVSNYLASNPWKAVGSVTGQTEKILEKVRLARIIPHTQLTIAIAIAVLACVLMKWFFDHTISGYEIKVVGQNQTAAQIAGIKTGKVVILSMLLSGTIGGLAGSLHVLGVDGRFIVDFSPGYGFSGIAVAALAAGSPIGVILSGLVFGAIRSGAMLLDLKTNIPLTYADVVQALVILFVATPLLIIEMMQKSKQAMQAIIPSKKRGTES is encoded by the coding sequence ATGGAATTTCAACCAAAGAAAGCAAAAGAAAAAAAGAGGCTGTTGAATCGAAGTGCGATGATCTCCATAATTGCCCTGGTTTTGGCTATGTTGACGAGTGGAATCATAATAAAAGTGAGTGGATACAGCCCTATTGAGGCGATCTCAGCGATTTTTAAAGGTGCATTTGATGGAAAGGCGGCTATTGCTAGAACTTTGGTTCAATCAACACCATTGATTTTGAGTGGATTGGCCTTTACTGTGGCCAAAAAGGCGCAATTAATCAACTTGGGTGTGGAAGGTCAGATGTATCTAGGTGCATTGGCAGCCGCAATGGTCGGTTCGGTTGATTTTGGCTTGCCGCATGCTCTACATCTATTGGTGGCAATTTTATCGGGCATGGTGGTTGGCGGTCTATTGGCAGGAATCGTAGGTGTGATGAAGGTTCGGTTTGGCTCCAATGAGGTGATTGCGACCATCATGTTAAATTCGATTGCTGTGCTCGTGTCAAATTATTTGGCGAGCAATCCATGGAAGGCCGTGGGAAGTGTCACGGGGCAGACGGAAAAAATACTGGAAAAGGTCAGGCTAGCACGCATTATTCCTCATACGCAATTAACCATCGCCATTGCAATTGCGGTTTTGGCTTGTGTGCTGATGAAATGGTTTTTTGATCACACCATTTCGGGCTATGAAATCAAAGTTGTGGGACAAAATCAGACTGCTGCTCAGATTGCAGGCATAAAAACGGGAAAAGTTGTGATACTCTCGATGCTATTAAGTGGCACAATCGGTGGGCTGGCAGGCAGTCTTCACGTCTTGGGCGTTGATGGACGCTTTATTGTAGACTTTTCACCCGGCTACGGATTTAGCGGGATTGCAGTTGCGGCACTAGCTGCTGGAAGTCCAATCGGGGTCATTTTGTCAGGCTTGGTTTTTGGTGCGATTCGATCAGGTGCCATGTTGCTTGATCTAAAGACCAATATTCCGCTGACCTATGCGGATGTTGTACAAGCGCTTGTGATCTTGTTTGTCGCAACCCCGCTTTTGATTATTGAAATGATGCAGAAATCGAAACAGGCAATGCAAGCAATCATTCCTTCAAAAAAGAGGGGGACAGAATCATGA
- a CDS encoding ABC transporter ATP-binding protein — protein MNEVVQMIDISKVYPSSNVRALDHVNFTLKKGEIHSLLGENGAGKSTLMKILYGMNAPYSGRVVIDGEEKNLTKPRHAIDLGISMVHQHFMLTPVMTVTENIVIGREPHKGILFDHVVAEREIQAMIDTYGFNISPTTRVEDLSTGEQQRVEILKAMYGGASIIILDEPTAVLTPQEVKELFVIMRKLKADGKTIVIITHKLKETISIADRASVLRDGKMIKTDIQVSQTTIEDLSRYMVGRDVELGMQRPGKKAGSVAFEVKNLSFQSRGKQILKQINLKVHHGEILGIAGIEGNGQTELLEILTGVLKPTSMELIKDGEELTGDARVFIDSGIGHVPEDRMTQGLVASMSIRENLILGYHKRARFSKRGILKERDIQNFADQMTAEYRIKAPNANTLCQMLSGGNQQKVVIARIFSEDPDIIIIAQPTRGVDIGAMEYIHSKMLDLRDEGKAILLISADLDEVRNLSDRLLVIYEGEIVAESKREQMSESEIGLYMTGSKSQKARE, from the coding sequence ATGAATGAAGTGGTACAAATGATCGATATTTCAAAAGTCTATCCATCTTCAAACGTAAGGGCGCTAGATCATGTGAATTTCACCTTGAAGAAAGGTGAAATCCATTCTTTGCTCGGCGAAAATGGAGCTGGTAAATCGACCTTGATGAAAATATTATACGGAATGAATGCCCCGTATTCGGGTCGTGTTGTGATTGATGGGGAAGAAAAAAACTTAACTAAACCTCGACATGCCATCGATTTGGGAATTAGCATGGTTCACCAGCATTTTATGCTGACGCCGGTAATGACAGTAACGGAAAATATTGTGATTGGCCGAGAACCGCATAAAGGGATTTTATTTGACCATGTGGTAGCGGAACGTGAGATTCAAGCCATGATCGATACTTATGGATTTAACATCTCACCGACAACAAGGGTGGAAGATTTGTCTACCGGAGAGCAGCAGCGGGTTGAAATTTTAAAGGCGATGTATGGCGGTGCAAGCATTATTATCTTGGACGAACCGACGGCGGTACTTACCCCGCAGGAAGTAAAAGAACTGTTTGTCATTATGAGAAAACTGAAGGCGGATGGAAAAACCATTGTTATCATCACACACAAACTGAAAGAGACCATCAGTATTGCGGATCGAGCCTCTGTATTGCGGGACGGGAAAATGATTAAAACCGATATTCAAGTGAGTCAAACGACCATCGAAGACTTGTCTCGCTATATGGTCGGTCGAGATGTGGAGTTGGGCATGCAGCGGCCTGGCAAGAAGGCTGGATCGGTTGCTTTTGAAGTGAAAAACTTGAGTTTTCAATCTCGTGGTAAGCAAATTTTGAAACAGATCAATCTGAAAGTTCATCATGGAGAAATATTGGGAATCGCGGGTATCGAGGGCAATGGTCAAACGGAGTTGCTTGAAATACTAACCGGAGTTTTAAAGCCGACATCCATGGAATTAATCAAGGATGGGGAAGAGCTTACAGGTGATGCGCGAGTCTTTATCGATAGCGGCATAGGTCATGTCCCTGAGGATCGAATGACTCAAGGATTGGTTGCAAGTATGTCTATTCGGGAGAACCTGATTTTGGGCTATCATAAGCGAGCTCGCTTTTCAAAGCGAGGCATCTTGAAGGAACGGGACATCCAGAATTTTGCCGATCAGATGACAGCGGAATACCGAATAAAAGCGCCCAATGCCAATACGCTCTGTCAGATGCTGTCAGGTGGCAATCAGCAGAAGGTTGTCATCGCCCGTATCTTTAGTGAGGATCCGGATATTATTATTATTGCTCAACCCACTCGTGGGGTCGATATTGGTGCCATGGAATACATTCATTCCAAGATGCTGGATCTGCGGGATGAAGGAAAAGCGATATTACTCATATCAGCCGATTTGGATGAGGTGCGAAATTTGAGTGATCGATTGCTTGTTATTTACGAGGGCGAAATTGTGGCTGAATCGAAGCGTGAGCAGATGAGTGAGTCAGAAATTGGACTTTATATGACGGGCAGCAAGTCACAAAAAGCAAGGGAGTGA